A portion of the Mesoplasma entomophilum genome contains these proteins:
- a CDS encoding alpha/beta fold hydrolase — protein sequence MKEKIIKSLDDKKINIFIWDEVKNPKAIIQLVHGSCEHSLRYKEFAKKMNDNQIIVISSDHRGHGKTAILNNEPLGYFSKNNGWNKIVSDLKQVNSFIKDQYMNLPIIMLGHSMGSFMVRTYMIDYPNTVDAYVISGTAWHNKALLIFSKNIAYIRRKFNGGKKPDNFIWKLSYKPLNKKFNSEKATGFEWLSNDSVNKNEFILDPLTGQVFTSSAFKDMFYGLLYIQKKSNIKKIKKSTPILLVSGKEDPVGNYGKMVLKTNKIFNKNNLNVKVNLYENQRHEILFDEKKHKVEKDIILFINETLQNK from the coding sequence ATGAAAGAAAAAATAATTAAATCTTTGGATGATAAGAAAATAAATATTTTTATTTGAGATGAAGTTAAAAATCCTAAAGCGATTATTCAACTTGTTCATGGTAGTTGCGAACATTCTTTGCGTTATAAAGAATTTGCAAAGAAAATGAACGATAATCAAATTATAGTTATAAGTAGTGATCATAGAGGTCATGGAAAAACAGCAATCTTAAACAATGAACCTTTAGGATATTTTTCAAAAAATAATGGCTGAAATAAGATTGTTTCTGACTTAAAACAGGTTAACTCATTTATAAAAGACCAATATATGAACTTACCAATAATAATGCTTGGACATTCAATGGGAAGTTTTATGGTTAGAACATACATGATTGATTACCCCAATACAGTTGATGCATATGTAATTAGTGGTACTGCTTGACATAACAAGGCATTATTAATTTTTTCAAAAAATATAGCTTATATCAGAAGGAAATTTAATGGTGGCAAAAAACCAGATAATTTTATTTGAAAATTAAGCTATAAGCCACTTAATAAAAAATTTAATTCTGAAAAGGCAACAGGATTTGAATGGTTATCAAATGACTCAGTCAATAAAAACGAATTTATATTAGATCCTTTAACTGGTCAAGTATTTACATCATCAGCATTCAAAGATATGTTTTATGGTTTGTTATATATTCAAAAAAAATCGAATATTAAAAAAATTAAAAAAAGCACTCCTATTTTATTAGTCTCTGGTAAAGAAGACCCTGTAGGAAACTACGGAAAAATGGTACTAAAAACAAATAAAATATTTAATAAGAATAATTTAAATGTTAAAGTTAATCTTTATGAAAATCAAAGACATGAAATCTTATTTGATGAGAAAAAACATAAAGTTGAAAAAGATATTATTCTTTTCATAAATGAAACTTTGCAAAACAAATAA